From the Lampris incognitus isolate fLamInc1 chromosome 6, fLamInc1.hap2, whole genome shotgun sequence genome, one window contains:
- the phlda2 gene encoding pleckstrin homology-like domain family A member 2 — MKMSAAETCQVLKEGELEKRSDNLLQLWKRKTCVLTTDSLNLYTDTQKRSKSKELKLQSIKKVDCVERTGRFVYFTIVTTDNKEIDFRCSGEDKCWNAVITMALIDFQNKKAIQDFKTRQDNERASPGQQERRMARAP; from the coding sequence ATGAAAATGTCAGCAGCGGAGACCTGCCAGGTGCTGAAGGAGGGAGAGCTGGAGAAGAGGAGCGACAACCTGCTGCAGCTATGGAAGAGGAAGACGTGCGTGCTGACCACGGACAGCCTCAACCTGTACACCGACACGCAGAAGCGCTCCAAGAGCAAAGAGCTCAAACTGCAGTCCATCAAGAAGGTCGACTGCGTGGAGCGCACCGGCAGATTCGTCTACTTCACCATCGTCACCACAGACAATAAAGAGATCGACTTCCGGTGCTCCGGGGAGGATAAGTGTTGGAATGCGGTCATCACCATGGCCCTGATAGATTTCCAGAACAAAAAGGCCATCCAGGATTTTAAGACGCGGCAGGACAACGAGCGCGCGTCGCCCGGTCAGCAGGAGCGGCGCATGGCCAGGGCGCCCTGA